The region tctctctctctctctctctctctccctggcATGTTGAAGTATGTCTCTGCAGGCACTTGAAGGGGGAGGATATCACATCATTGAACCCTAAAGAGCTCATGCCCCTCGAGGAAGCCCTTGAAAATGGCCTCAGCAGTATCCGCGAGAGGCTGGTTAGTACCAAAatagtaattatttatttgattgaagGTCTTAGTATGGCATTCAAGAAAAGGTTAACTCTCTCCCTTATTTTTGTTGCAGATGGACCACTGGATGATGACTAAGAAAAATGTACATTTAGATCAAAATGggttacatttttttctttgaaaattgtTAAAGCTATATACATAAGCATGAGAACTTGTCGAttttcctaaatatatatatgaaagatttGCTCTTTGCCTGACCTTAACACTTCTGTCTGGACATTCCTTAGGTCAAGATCTTGGAGGAGGAGAATAAGGAACTTAATTTCGTTCTGGTATATATTCTCATTTTACCTCCCATTCTTTACTAACAAGCACACCTGTGTATGCGAATGTCAGTGCATGAAATATATGATATGTGCAagtcgtcttcttcttcttttgttcttttttcttttttcttgaatgaattaaaaaaagaattatatatatgtgcaaGCTAGTCTTCATGTTGTATGTAAATATATGATATGTACAAGTCCATGCGGATGTATCTTTCCAAAACTTATTGATGTCATAACACACTCTCAACAAACTTAAAATTGCATTCACTATTAATATTTAACTCAACTAGAACTGACGACTAAGATTCCCCCCCTTGAGTACAGTGCCAAAAGGAGATGGCCATGGAAGCAGCAAGCAGAGACGTGGATGATGATTATGAGCAGAGGGTGAGGGACTACAATTCTCAAATGCATTTGGCTTTCCGTGTGCAGCCTATTCAGCCAAATCTACAACAGAGGATGTAATAGTACTACTACGTACCGTCGATGGTGTCGCTAAACTACTGTTAGCTTAATTGCTGTCttgaaaaataacttaatttccGCTGTCTAGTACTGTATTATGCAAGTAATACTCAAACCTCTGATAAACAGTGTCCTTGTTTCATCTTATATATTGTGCTATACCctgagactatatatatattatgtctTCGTGTTATCTTATATGTGTATGTTGCGCTATTAATGTTTGAGACCCGGcctagatctctctctctctcccctaaATGGTTGATGTGTTCGACGAAGATTTTGATCGTATTTGCAGAAAATGTTGTTGAACTCGTACGTTGACCGGAAATGGCTAATTAAGGACTTCATTATTatgatcct is a window of Alnus glutinosa chromosome 4, dhAlnGlut1.1, whole genome shotgun sequence DNA encoding:
- the LOC133865921 gene encoding agamous-like MADS-box protein MADS9; amino-acid sequence: MGRGKMEIKRIENLSNRQMTYTKRRKGIIKKATEISVLCDAKVSLVIFSSSGKMQAYCSPSTSLINILDKYHKCSGKRLWDPKHENLSNEIDRIKKENDNMQIELRHLKGEDITSLNPKELMPLEEALENGLSSIRERLMDHWMMTKKNVKILEEENKELNFVLCQKEMAMEAASRDVDDDYEQRVRDYNSQMHLAFRVQPIQPNLQQRM